TCATTGTCTCATTCGAGGGTCCCGGATGCCCATTCTGTGCGAGGTTCGACGACAACACTTTCCCTCAGATAAAGTCGGAGCTCATAGACACCGGCAAGGTCACCTACTACTCACGTCTCATGCCCGTCGTCGCTGACTGGGGAAACCCCGCGGCGCAGTCGCTCGAAGCCGTCTACTCGCGTGACGCCGACGCATACTGGGATCTCAAGGATTTCTACTTCTCGAACCAGGGATCGATCTCAACCGACAACGTCCTCGACGAGACCCAGTCGTATCTCAGCCAGAACACAGACCTCGACGCCGAGGCGGTCGTCGAGGAAGCGAGAAACCACGGCTACGACGAGGAGATACAGGACGACATGGAGGCTGGGCGGAACTCGGGTATAAGAGCGACTCCGACCTTCACACTCTTCAAGTCGGGTGAGTACGTCACCAAGGTACAGGGAGCGAAAGGCTACTCCGTCTTCGAGAACGCCCTCCAGCTATAACATAACAATGAGTCTCACGGTACCCAAACGTAAGGACGACTTCCGTCTCATGGCGAGGACTGCGCGCCTCGTCCTATCGGTTCCAGCCTACGCCGTACTCGCAGTCGTCGCGGGGTTCGTGGGTCTAAACGTCTTAGTCATCTCACAGAACATGGCGCTCTTCTTAGACACAGTCGTCACCGGAAGCCTGCCCCTCGGCGCGCGCCTCGGAATCCTCCAGGGTCTCTACCCCTTCGTGAGCCCGTCGTATCCCTTCGTGATGTCGGCTTTCATCTTAGCTGTCGCAGGGCTCTTCGGGGTCAACCTCTCGATGCTCGCCTACCATTTCAAGGAAAACGGCGTCTCGGTACGTGAAGGCTCCGGAAGTGTCGTAGGTCTCGTACTCGGCGTCCTCGGAGCCGGATGTGCGGCGTGTGGAACCGCCGTGCTCGCAGGCATACTCTCGGTCTTCGGAGTCGTCGGAGGTCTCGCCTTCCTGCCGTTCGACGGCGTCGAGTTTTCCGTCCTTGCGGCGGTCGCTCTCCTAGTCTCTGTCTACTGGATCGCCGACGGAATGAGAGGCGGCGAGGTAGCGGGCTGCCCTGTCGACGTCTAGTATCTGTACGTCGTGCCTTCGTCGGTGTCCTCGACCTCGACTCCCAGGTCACGGAGACCGTCCCTTATCGAGTCGGCTGTCTCGTAGTTGCCCTTCTGCCTCTCCTCCTCTCTCAGGTCGAGGAGTAGATCTATGAGGCTGTCAGACAGACCCTCCTTACTGCGTCCATCCGAGAAGTCGAATCCGAGAACCTCGCCGAGCTCTCTCAGAGTCCTCCACGCCTCGAAGAGTCCCTCGTAGTCATAGACTTCGTTGTCCTCGACGTGGGCGTTTACCTCGTTGACGAGATCGAAGAGAACTGCGAGTGCCTCGGGGGTGTTGAGGTCGTCGTCCATCGCCTCCTCGAACCTCTCCTCGGCTACCGAGGCTGTCTCCCTCAGGCTCCCGTCGGTCTCCTTAGCCTTCGCGGCGTCGGAGTCCATCGCTTTCTCGCAGGTACGTACGGCGTTCTCGATCCTCTCCCATCTCTTCGCGCCCTCTTCGAGAGAGCCGTCGTCGAAGCTCTGTGGCTTAGCGTACTGTGTCGATATAAGGAAGGCACGTATCTCGTTCGCCGAGTACTCGTCGAGTGCGTCGTGTACGGTCCAGAAGTTCGAGAGAGACGTCGACATCTTCTCGCCCTCGACCCTGAGAGGACCGACGTGCATCCAGTACCGCGCGAAGTCGTGGTCGGTCGCTGCCTCTGTCTGTGCTATCTCGTTCTCGTGGTGGGGGAATACGAGATCACGTCCGCCTCCGTGTATGTCGATTGTCTCGCCGAGATGTGTCGTGCTCATCGCCGAGCACTCTATGTGCCATCCCGGACGTCCCTCGCCCCACGGCGACTCCCACGAAGGCTCTCCCTCCTTCGACTTCTTCCAGAGAGCGAAGTCGGCGGGATCGCGTTTCTTTCCAGACTCCTCGCCCTGCGACTCGAGCTCTTCGAGCTTCTGTCCCGAGAGCTTGCCGTACTCCTCGAACTCCGAGACGTCGAAGTAGACGTCGCCGCCTGACTCGTAGGCATAGCCCTTCTCGATCAGAGTCCCGACCATCTCGGCTATGTCGTCGATGTGCTGTGTCACGCGAGGACGGACGTTGACACGTCTGAGGTTGAGTGCCTTCATGTCGTCGTAGACCTGGTGCGAGTACCTCGACGCGACCTCGCTCGGGGGGACGTCCTCGTCGTGGGCTCTGTCTATGATCTTGTCGTCGATGTCGGTGATGTTCTCGACATGCCTGACCTCGTAGCCCTTGTGCTCCAAGTACCTGTGAAGGACATCGAAGGAGACCCACGTACGTGCGTGTCCGAGATGTGGGTCGTCACTAACCGTGAGTCCGCAGACGTAGAGAGAGACAACACTGTCTTCCGAGTCCGAGTCGCGCGGCTCGAAGACCTCCTTCTCGCCCGTGAGTGTGTTCGTGATACGGAGTTCTCCCATACAGAAGATAGACGTATCTCGGGTTTAACTCTTTATTAACCCACAAAAGTTAGCTCAGTGGGTTCGCCCAGATCCGAACCGATCTTCAGAAAGATCGATCATCACGAAAATCTTCAATTTTCGCGCTCATCGCAAATCCGACTGCCAGAGT
The genomic region above belongs to Candidatus Afararchaeum irisae and contains:
- a CDS encoding DsbA family protein; protein product: MDDRRRRNFLRIAGAVGAASVAGCTGMTGGGGSETEASDSGSGSGSESQSDATETFESHSSTNGIQDEPYLGDSPSETQAVIVSFEGPGCPFCARFDDNTFPQIKSELIDTGKVTYYSRLMPVVADWGNPAAQSLEAVYSRDADAYWDLKDFYFSNQGSISTDNVLDETQSYLSQNTDLDAEAVVEEARNHGYDEEIQDDMEAGRNSGIRATPTFTLFKSGEYVTKVQGAKGYSVFENALQL
- the cysS gene encoding cysteine--tRNA ligase; translated protein: MGELRITNTLTGEKEVFEPRDSDSEDSVVSLYVCGLTVSDDPHLGHARTWVSFDVLHRYLEHKGYEVRHVENITDIDDKIIDRAHDEDVPPSEVASRYSHQVYDDMKALNLRRVNVRPRVTQHIDDIAEMVGTLIEKGYAYESGGDVYFDVSEFEEYGKLSGQKLEELESQGEESGKKRDPADFALWKKSKEGEPSWESPWGEGRPGWHIECSAMSTTHLGETIDIHGGGRDLVFPHHENEIAQTEAATDHDFARYWMHVGPLRVEGEKMSTSLSNFWTVHDALDEYSANEIRAFLISTQYAKPQSFDDGSLEEGAKRWERIENAVRTCEKAMDSDAAKAKETDGSLRETASVAEERFEEAMDDDLNTPEALAVLFDLVNEVNAHVEDNEVYDYEGLFEAWRTLRELGEVLGFDFSDGRSKEGLSDSLIDLLLDLREEERQKGNYETADSIRDGLRDLGVEVEDTDEGTTYRY